In one window of Kosmotoga pacifica DNA:
- a CDS encoding FAD binding domain-containing protein: MLINVKEYFKPTSVQEAFELFNEDRSHSVLLAGGTTVALMKSSTIERIIDLENLGLNSIAENEDSVVAGAMVTIEDFRKNPIVQKHFGNFFFDAFSLVGSWQLRNMATIGGSIAPRLGWSDVTTCLIATGARLIVYDEQGYKNISIDEFNHTPKEKKPLITNIIFPGDGYHYSFKKFSKSTFDIAIINVAVGVKLNDDIIEDTRVVVGSRPQFPTRFSAVEEGIKGLKLDATTASIARNLTFENFEGGSNLKASVEYRQHLASMFVERALLEIREMVL, encoded by the coding sequence ATGCTTATTAATGTCAAAGAATACTTCAAACCCACCTCGGTGCAGGAAGCCTTTGAGCTTTTCAACGAGGACAGATCCCACTCTGTTCTCTTAGCTGGCGGAACAACCGTCGCGCTAATGAAATCCTCTACAATCGAAAGAATCATCGATCTCGAAAATCTTGGATTGAATTCAATAGCTGAAAATGAAGACAGCGTTGTAGCAGGTGCGATGGTAACTATTGAAGACTTCCGTAAAAACCCAATCGTGCAAAAACATTTCGGCAACTTTTTCTTTGACGCATTCTCATTAGTTGGGAGCTGGCAGCTGAGAAATATGGCTACGATAGGGGGCTCTATAGCTCCTAGACTTGGATGGTCTGATGTCACGACATGTCTCATCGCCACCGGTGCGCGGCTCATTGTGTACGATGAGCAGGGGTACAAAAATATATCTATTGATGAATTCAACCACACACCGAAGGAAAAAAAGCCTCTCATAACGAATATTATATTTCCCGGGGACGGATATCACTATTCTTTTAAGAAATTTTCGAAGTCTACCTTTGATATTGCAATAATAAATGTCGCTGTTGGTGTGAAACTGAACGATGACATTATTGAAGACACCCGTGTTGTTGTGGGTTCCAGACCGCAATTCCCGACCAGATTTTCCGCAGTGGAAGAGGGTATAAAAGGGCTGAAACTCGATGCTACCACGGCATCCATTGCCCGAAACCTCACTTTCGAAAACTTTGAAGGTGGTTCAAATTTGAAGGCATCCGTTGAATACAGGCAACATCTCGCATCGATGTTTGTCGAACGGGCACTGCTTGAAATAAGGGAGATGGTACTGTGA
- a CDS encoding (2Fe-2S)-binding protein: MKLELTINGRVHSVEIDPGEMLLDVLRRLGYKSVRRSCNSASCGNCTVLMDGKPILSCTTFAARAMGHNIETVESLSEDGKLHDIQESLLETGGAQCGFCIPGFVLTTKALLEENPEPTEKEIREALNGNLCRCTGYESQIKAVLNITRKRGGHVNE; the protein is encoded by the coding sequence GTGAAGTTAGAACTCACTATTAACGGCAGGGTACATTCTGTGGAGATCGATCCAGGTGAAATGCTTTTGGATGTACTGAGGCGCCTGGGGTATAAGAGTGTCAGGAGAAGTTGCAACAGTGCTAGCTGTGGTAACTGTACTGTGCTGATGGATGGAAAACCCATATTATCATGTACCACTTTCGCAGCAAGAGCTATGGGGCACAATATAGAAACAGTCGAATCCCTTTCCGAAGATGGAAAGTTACACGATATTCAAGAGTCATTGCTGGAGACCGGAGGTGCTCAATGTGGATTCTGCATACCAGGATTTGTTTTAACAACGAAAGCCCTGCTCGAAGAGAATCCCGAACCCACTGAAAAAGAAATCAGAGAAGCCCTCAATGGTAATCTTTGCAGGTGTACCGGCTATGAATCGCAGATCAAAGCCGTTCTTAATATCACCCGGAAGAGGGGGGGACACGTTAATGAGTGA
- a CDS encoding XdhC family protein: MKSIKGLLSALSDSTEFAIAFVISTKSSSFRRTGETYAIDERGKIYGSLEGAFGEFILQNLKKAIYNGESFTERFTEFREDAGKHGATCGERTEVFFMYQGKGPRVHIFGAGNLTPLLLSVLQIAGFSCTVIDDDERFLSEIEDVEKYMVDYEKMTGFPEVKPGDFCVIVTRGHMRDLEALKFCLEKSPRYIGMIGSEKKNAELKERFFSEGYTEEDWKRIRTPVGLDIGASSPGEIAVAIAAEIILERRKGFVQGV, encoded by the coding sequence TTGAAAAGCATTAAAGGATTATTGAGTGCACTTTCGGATAGCACGGAGTTTGCGATCGCTTTCGTGATCTCGACCAAATCGTCGAGTTTTAGAAGAACCGGGGAAACCTACGCGATTGATGAGCGTGGAAAAATTTACGGATCTCTTGAAGGTGCCTTTGGTGAGTTTATTCTGCAGAACCTAAAAAAGGCCATTTACAACGGTGAGTCGTTCACGGAACGCTTCACGGAATTCAGGGAAGATGCTGGAAAACACGGTGCCACCTGCGGGGAAAGAACGGAGGTCTTTTTCATGTATCAGGGTAAAGGACCAAGAGTACATATATTTGGTGCAGGTAACCTCACACCATTACTCCTTTCGGTGCTACAAATCGCGGGGTTCAGCTGCACGGTGATAGATGATGATGAACGTTTCCTGTCAGAGATCGAAGATGTGGAGAAATACATGGTGGATTATGAAAAAATGACGGGTTTTCCCGAAGTAAAACCTGGTGATTTTTGCGTAATAGTCACACGGGGCCATATGCGGGATCTTGAAGCGTTGAAATTCTGTCTGGAGAAGTCCCCTCGTTATATTGGCATGATAGGTTCAGAGAAGAAGAACGCTGAACTCAAAGAAAGGTTTTTCAGTGAAGGCTATACTGAAGAAGACTGGAAGAGGATCCGCACTCCAGTAGGTCTAGACATAGGAGCGAGTAGTCCAGGAGAAATCGCTGTCGCTATTGCTGCAGAAATTATCCTTGAAAGGAGAAAAGGATTCGTACAGGGGGTGTAG
- a CDS encoding nucleotidyltransferase family protein — MNKGNIGIVVLSAGESSRFGSEKLLFSIKGKPLIAYVLDEFRDSKFEPRFFVVKPGFPLDKIDSYNYVVLINDDFKSGLSASLRLAIKEAVKEGLDGVFILLGDMPFLKKADLETLSRSISQKRDCIITFRYRKKKGFPTYIPAKYFNDVLSLTGDRGVGQLIESGTACTYFLDGEWRHSFDIDSSEDVEEAQKYLEKH; from the coding sequence ATGAATAAGGGAAATATAGGTATAGTAGTGTTGTCTGCCGGTGAGTCAAGCAGATTCGGAAGTGAAAAGTTACTCTTTTCCATTAAAGGAAAACCGCTGATAGCATACGTGCTCGATGAATTCCGAGATTCAAAGTTTGAACCCAGGTTTTTCGTGGTAAAACCCGGATTTCCTCTTGATAAAATTGATTCCTATAATTACGTGGTACTGATCAACGATGACTTCAAAAGCGGGCTATCCGCGAGTCTAAGGCTCGCCATCAAAGAAGCCGTAAAGGAAGGGCTCGATGGAGTCTTTATACTACTTGGCGACATGCCTTTTTTGAAAAAGGCAGATTTAGAGACTCTTTCTAGAAGTATCAGCCAGAAGCGAGATTGTATTATAACTTTTAGATACAGGAAAAAGAAGGGTTTTCCTACCTATATCCCAGCAAAATATTTTAACGATGTACTCTCTCTAACCGGGGATAGGGGTGTGGGGCAACTCATCGAATCGGGGACCGCATGTACATACTTTTTGGACGGAGAATGGCGACATTCCTTCGATATTGATTCTTCTGAGGATGTTGAGGAGGCGCAGAAATATCTTGAAAAGCATTAA
- a CDS encoding sugar ABC transporter substrate-binding protein, translating into MKKAIALLIILFVSVLFFAGTLTVWTSWEGEEFFEKTAKLFEEKTGNTVEILHVPKIDSKLSMAVRMGKLPDISMIKDADVKNYVKVAVNITDTDLLELGSFDDFYLTPYRYSEGFLAIPYYADVQVLFVNKRIFTELGFPLKLDSIQDIENAAPVLESAGYIPIAWDFTSPYIFYPFLAASGPFWDESGKPILNQEKVIETISEIKKLFYKGVFTRLERIEMVDGFKKQKVAMIFQGSYLARDFENAGIDFVMLPFPSFKDKNVRSLIDSKAFIIFNEEKKELAIEFLKFLYDQSINYCITYRKYPLWTVDAPSEIDNLGSIIAHGDFAFNAPGFQPMYFSVMRQTLKTIFSGALSVVDALNNAQKFVDTNWQE; encoded by the coding sequence ATGAAGAAGGCAATCGCACTTTTGATTATCTTATTTGTCTCCGTGCTGTTTTTTGCAGGCACACTAACTGTTTGGACAAGTTGGGAGGGTGAGGAGTTTTTCGAAAAAACCGCCAAACTTTTTGAAGAGAAAACCGGCAATACCGTGGAAATCCTTCACGTTCCCAAAATAGATTCCAAGCTTTCGATGGCGGTTAGAATGGGGAAGTTACCAGATATTTCCATGATCAAAGATGCTGATGTAAAAAACTACGTGAAGGTCGCTGTAAACATCACAGATACTGATCTTCTTGAATTAGGCTCTTTCGATGACTTCTATCTCACACCCTATCGCTATAGTGAAGGTTTCCTTGCGATACCCTATTACGCAGACGTTCAGGTACTTTTTGTAAATAAAAGAATATTTACAGAGCTGGGCTTTCCCCTGAAACTCGACAGTATCCAGGACATTGAAAACGCTGCCCCTGTTCTGGAGTCCGCAGGGTATATTCCTATTGCCTGGGATTTCACATCGCCCTACATTTTCTATCCATTTCTCGCAGCTTCCGGACCTTTTTGGGATGAGTCTGGAAAACCTATCCTGAACCAGGAGAAGGTAATTGAAACCATTTCAGAAATCAAGAAGCTCTTTTACAAAGGTGTGTTCACACGACTTGAAAGGATAGAAATGGTCGATGGCTTCAAAAAACAAAAGGTAGCAATGATATTCCAGGGAAGTTATCTTGCCAGAGACTTTGAAAACGCCGGAATCGATTTCGTGATGCTACCATTCCCATCATTTAAAGATAAAAATGTCCGGAGTTTAATCGATTCTAAAGCCTTTATAATTTTCAACGAAGAGAAGAAAGAGCTCGCCATAGAGTTTTTGAAGTTTTTATATGATCAGAGCATCAATTATTGTATAACCTATCGGAAGTACCCGCTGTGGACTGTAGATGCCCCATCAGAAATCGATAATCTCGGCAGTATCATTGCACACGGGGATTTTGCTTTCAACGCTCCAGGGTTCCAGCCAATGTAT
- a CDS encoding xanthine dehydrogenase family protein molybdopterin-binding subunit, producing the protein MSEVLNIKELKRFKSVNKSVKKVDGIALVTGQPVYTNDFDVPGALHVRLVRSPYAHARIKEIDVSKALKIPGVVTILTYKDLPRVPYTRAGQGYPEPSPYDTFVLDKKVRYVGDPVAIVAAETEKAARLAAKAVKVEYEVLEPVLDYEKATAEGAPIIHDEPEAVGVYDASRNIAAHFEMEVGNIEETLKKCDKIIERTYVAKTQLHAMMEPHAAISYFDPNGRLTVISSTQVPFHARRILSRIFGLHIGDIRVIKPRIGGGFGGKQAIHLEPYVVAVTLKTKRPARLVYDRPEVSMATNIRHEMKYTVTIGAMKDGTIKVIDMKGLSNTGAYGEHALTTFMVAGSKTLPLYNKVEAVRFTGDVVYTNLPSAGAYRGYGAPQGLFALDCTIDELAHELGLDPLEVKERNSIREGESSPIFRIMGEGREGVDQIVRSCKLQDCIDKGKTAIGWNEKRGKQLRNGNKVRGVGCAIAMQGSGIAKIDMGAATIKMNEDGSFNLLLGATDLGTGSDTIMAQIAAETLGVKYDRIKVYSSDTDMTPFDTGAYASSTTYVSGNAVRKAAEMVREQILENAAKYLEEPAENLYIENAKVISNKTGREVTYEELCTKLFYTFEQKQIAATASYVGEESPPPFLATFAEVEVDLETGKVNLVKLVSYADCGTPLNPIQAIGQLEGGTMQGIGWALFEDVIYGKDGRMLTNDFFTYKIPTRMDYGKLECGLVDSYEPTGPYGAKSIAEIGIDTPIPAISNAIFDATGIRLRKAPFNSEELFFEILKKEV; encoded by the coding sequence ATGAGTGAAGTGCTGAATATAAAAGAATTAAAACGATTTAAGAGTGTTAACAAGAGTGTGAAAAAAGTCGATGGAATAGCCCTTGTAACAGGACAGCCCGTTTATACTAACGATTTCGATGTACCAGGTGCTCTACACGTCAGGCTTGTTAGGAGTCCGTATGCCCATGCGAGAATTAAGGAGATAGATGTTTCAAAGGCGCTGAAGATTCCGGGAGTAGTTACAATTCTCACATACAAGGATCTGCCACGTGTTCCTTATACCAGAGCCGGGCAGGGTTATCCGGAACCTTCACCGTATGATACCTTTGTGTTGGATAAAAAGGTGCGCTACGTTGGTGATCCGGTCGCAATCGTTGCGGCAGAAACCGAAAAAGCTGCGAGATTGGCAGCGAAAGCAGTAAAAGTTGAATATGAGGTACTGGAACCGGTACTTGATTATGAAAAAGCAACCGCGGAGGGGGCACCGATAATCCATGATGAGCCAGAGGCTGTAGGAGTCTATGATGCTTCACGGAATATCGCCGCTCATTTTGAGATGGAGGTTGGAAATATCGAAGAAACATTAAAAAAGTGTGACAAAATTATCGAAAGGACCTACGTAGCGAAGACGCAACTTCACGCAATGATGGAGCCCCATGCTGCCATCAGTTACTTCGATCCGAATGGTAGATTAACAGTTATTTCATCGACTCAGGTACCATTTCATGCGAGAAGGATATTGAGCCGGATATTCGGACTCCATATTGGAGATATAAGGGTAATAAAACCGAGGATTGGCGGCGGATTCGGGGGAAAGCAAGCTATTCACCTCGAACCGTACGTGGTAGCAGTAACACTTAAAACTAAAAGGCCTGCTCGACTCGTGTATGACCGCCCTGAAGTCTCTATGGCGACGAATATAAGACATGAAATGAAGTACACGGTCACTATTGGTGCTATGAAGGATGGAACGATAAAGGTAATCGATATGAAAGGGCTGTCAAATACTGGAGCCTATGGTGAGCACGCCTTAACAACGTTCATGGTTGCTGGTTCGAAAACGCTCCCTCTTTACAACAAGGTAGAAGCTGTGAGGTTCACAGGAGATGTTGTATACACAAATCTTCCATCTGCAGGTGCTTATAGGGGTTATGGTGCACCTCAGGGACTCTTTGCCCTCGATTGTACTATCGACGAATTGGCCCATGAGCTTGGACTTGACCCACTAGAAGTAAAGGAGAGAAACTCCATCAGAGAAGGTGAAAGTTCCCCAATTTTCCGCATCATGGGCGAAGGAAGAGAAGGTGTCGATCAGATCGTCAGAAGCTGTAAGCTACAAGATTGCATTGATAAAGGTAAAACCGCCATTGGTTGGAATGAAAAACGTGGTAAACAATTGCGTAATGGCAATAAAGTTAGAGGTGTCGGATGTGCGATAGCCATGCAAGGTTCCGGTATCGCAAAAATAGATATGGGAGCTGCAACAATAAAGATGAATGAAGACGGCTCTTTCAATCTGTTGCTTGGTGCCACCGATCTCGGTACTGGTAGTGACACAATCATGGCACAAATTGCTGCAGAAACACTCGGGGTAAAATACGACAGAATAAAGGTTTACTCTTCTGACACCGATATGACGCCATTTGACACAGGCGCTTATGCTTCGAGCACCACTTACGTTTCAGGTAATGCTGTGAGAAAAGCGGCAGAAATGGTGAGGGAACAGATACTGGAAAATGCTGCAAAATATCTGGAAGAACCTGCTGAGAATCTATACATAGAAAATGCTAAAGTAATTTCCAATAAGACTGGCAGAGAAGTTACTTACGAAGAGCTTTGTACCAAGCTATTCTACACCTTTGAGCAAAAGCAAATCGCAGCAACAGCTTCTTACGTGGGGGAAGAATCTCCACCTCCTTTCCTGGCCACTTTTGCTGAGGTCGAAGTGGATCTCGAAACAGGAAAGGTAAATCTTGTAAAGCTTGTTTCTTATGCCGACTGTGGTACTCCTCTGAACCCAATACAGGCAATTGGTCAATTGGAAGGTGGAACAATGCAGGGAATAGGTTGGGCCCTTTTTGAGGATGTCATATATGGAAAAGACGGCAGGATGTTAACCAATGACTTCTTTACCTATAAAATCCCAACACGAATGGATTATGGAAAGCTAGAATGCGGATTAGTTGATAGTTATGAACCGACAGGGCCATATGGTGCGAAGAGCATCGCTGAAATTGGTATAGATACGCCCATACCGGCGATATCCAATGCTATCTTTGATGCGACAGGCATCAGACTGAGAAAGGCACCTTTCAATAGCGAGGAGCTATTTTTTGAAATCCTCAAAAAAGAGGTGTGA
- a CDS encoding FAD binding domain-containing protein, whose amino-acid sequence MSFKVLLPESEDELMTMLMYDNAELMAGGTDLLVRIRAGKVKPDKVISLAKIPDMDEIVDKGDRIRIGCKVTHAMALNSEIVQRNSPIMVLALREIGSPQIRNRGTIAGNIVNASPAGDSLVPLYLSNARVIIHGPKGERKLPIEEFIKGPGKTALSMGEYLRAVDFEKTGDWYPVFHKVGQRTALAIAIASLGMLIKKDKIRIVFGSVAPTVVRAYKAERFYERVNGDITVMDEFLERCLEYLSPIDDVRASAWYRKEVIKNLLKRTFDSWRKRVL is encoded by the coding sequence GTGAGTTTTAAAGTACTTTTACCAGAGTCCGAAGACGAATTGATGACCATGTTAATGTATGATAACGCAGAGCTCATGGCTGGTGGGACAGATTTGCTGGTGCGTATAAGAGCTGGCAAAGTAAAACCCGATAAAGTCATTAGCCTTGCGAAGATCCCCGATATGGATGAAATCGTTGATAAGGGAGACCGCATTCGCATTGGCTGTAAAGTAACCCATGCCATGGCTTTGAATTCAGAAATCGTTCAACGCAATTCCCCTATTATGGTTTTAGCGTTAAGGGAGATCGGCTCTCCCCAGATAAGGAATCGTGGGACAATCGCCGGGAATATTGTGAACGCCTCTCCAGCTGGAGATTCTCTTGTGCCTTTGTATCTTTCAAATGCAAGAGTGATAATACATGGACCCAAAGGTGAACGGAAGCTGCCTATCGAAGAATTCATAAAAGGACCGGGTAAGACAGCGCTTTCCATGGGAGAGTACCTCAGGGCTGTGGATTTTGAAAAAACTGGAGATTGGTATCCCGTATTTCACAAAGTTGGCCAAAGAACGGCTTTGGCCATTGCAATTGCTTCATTGGGTATGCTGATAAAGAAAGATAAAATAAGAATTGTGTTCGGTTCTGTGGCTCCCACTGTTGTGAGGGCTTACAAGGCTGAACGTTTTTACGAGAGGGTCAATGGAGATATCACAGTGATGGATGAGTTTTTGGAGCGCTGTCTTGAATATCTTTCACCTATCGACGATGTTAGAGCTTCCGCATGGTACAGAAAAGAAGTAATAAAAAATCTATTGAAAAGAACTTTTGACTCCTGGAGAAAGAGGGTGTTATGA